From a region of the Tursiops truncatus isolate mTurTru1 chromosome 13, mTurTru1.mat.Y, whole genome shotgun sequence genome:
- the RSRC2 gene encoding arginine/serine-rich coiled-coil protein 2 isoform X2 — translation MAASDTERDGLAPEKTSPDRDKKKEQSDVSVSPRASKHHYSRSRSRSRERKRKSDNEGRKHRSRSRSKEARRHESKDKSSKKHKSEEHNDKEHSSDKGRERLNSSENGEDRHKRKERKSSRGRSHSRSRSRERRHRSRSRERKKSRSRSRERKKSRSRSRERKKSRSRSRERKRRIRSRSRSRSRHRHRSRSRSRTRSRSRDRKKRIEKPRRFSRSLSRTPSPPPFRGRNTAMDAQEALARRLERAKKLQEQREKEMVEKQKQQEIAAAAATGGSVLNVAALLASGTQVTPQIAMAAQMAALQAKALAETGIAVPSYYNPAAVNPMKFAEQEKKRKMLWQGKKEGDKSQSAEIWEKLNFGNKDQNVKFRKLMGIKSEDEAGCSSVDEESYKTLKQQEEVFRNLDAQYEMARSQTHTQRGMGLGFTSSMRGMDTV, via the exons ATGGCG gCTAGTGATACAGAACGAGATGGACTAGCCCCAGAAAAGACATCCCCAGATAGAGATAAGAAAAAAGAGCAGTCCGATGTATCTGTTTCTCCCAGAGCCTCAAAACATCATTATTCAAGATCACGATCAAGgtcaagagaaagaaaacgaAAGTCAG ataatgaaggaagaaaacacaggagccGGAGCAGAAGCAAAGAG GCAAGAAGACATGAATCCAAAGATAAATCCTCTAAGAAACACAAGTCTGAGGAACATAATGACAAAGAGCATTCTTCTGATAAAGGAAGAGAGCGGCTAAATTCATCTGAAAATGGTGAGGACAGACACAAACGCaaagaaagaaagtcatcaaGAGGCAGAAGTCATTCAAGGTCTAGGTCTCGTGAAAG GCGTCATCGTAGTAGGAGCAGAGAGCGGAAGAAGTCAAGATCCAGGAGTAGGGAGCGGAAAAAGTCAAGATccagaagcagagagaggaagaaatcacGATCCAGAAGCAGGGAGAGAAAACGTCGGATCCGATCTCGTTCCCGCTCAAGATCAAGACACAGACATAGGAGTAGAAGCAGGAGTAGGACAAGGAGTAGAAGTCG AGATAGAAAGAAGAGAATTGAAAAACCGAGAAGATTTAGCAGAAGTTTAAGCCGAACTCCTAGCCCACCTCCCTTCCGAGGCAGAAACACAGCAATGGATGCACAAGAAGCTTTAGCTAGGAG GTTGGAAAGGGCAAAGAAATTACAGGAACAGCGAGAAAAGGAAAtggttgaaaaacaaaaacaacaggaaatagctgcag CTGCAGCTACCGGAGGTTCTGTTCTCAATGTTGCTGCCCTATTGGCATCAGGAACACAAGTAACTCCTCAGATAGCTATGGCAGCTCAGATGGCAGCCTTGCAGGCTAAAGCTTTGGCAGAGACCGGAATAGCTGTACCTAGCTATTACAACCCAGCAGCTGTGAATCCAATGAAATTTGctgaacaagagaaaaaaaggaaaatgctttgGCAAGGCAAGAAAGAAGGA gACAAATCCCAGTCTGCTGAAATATGGGAGAAATTGAATTTCGGAAACAAGGACCAAAATGTCAAATTTAGGAAATTAATGGGTATTAAG AGTGAAGATGAAGCTGGATGTAGCTCCGTTGATGAAGAAAGTTACAAGACATTGAAACAGCAGGAAGAAGTATTCAGAAATCTAGACGCTCAGTATGAAATGGCAAGATCACAAACCCACACACAAAGAGGAATGGGATTGGGTTTTACATCATCGATGCGAGGAATGGACACAGTTTGA
- the RSRC2 gene encoding arginine/serine-rich coiled-coil protein 2 isoform X4 — MYLFLPEPQNIIIQDHDQGQEKENESQIMKEENTGAGAEAKRTNFFLKQARRHESKDKSSKKHKSEEHNDKEHSSDKGRERLNSSENGEDRHKRKERKSSRGRSHSRSRSRERRHRSRSRERKKSRSRSRERKKSRSRSRERKKSRSRSRERKRRIRSRSRSRSRHRHRSRSRSRTRSRSRDRKKRIEKPRRFSRSLSRTPSPPPFRGRNTAMDAQEALARRLERAKKLQEQREKEMVEKQKQQEIAAAAATGGSVLNVAALLASGTQVTPQIAMAAQMAALQAKALAETGIAVPSYYNPAAVNPMKFAEQEKKRKMLWQGKKEGDKSQSAEIWEKLNFGNKDQNVKFRKLMGIKSEDEAGCSSVDEESYKTLKQQEEVFRNLDAQYEMARSQTHTQRGMGLGFTSSMRGMDTV, encoded by the exons ATGTATCTGTTTCTCCCAGAGCCTCAAAACATCATTATTCAAGATCACGATCAAGgtcaagagaaagaaaacgaAAGTCAG ataatgaaggaagaaaacacaggagccGGAGCAGAAGCAAAGAG AACCAACTTCTTCTTAAAACAGGCAAGAAGACATGAATCCAAAGATAAATCCTCTAAGAAACACAAGTCTGAGGAACATAATGACAAAGAGCATTCTTCTGATAAAGGAAGAGAGCGGCTAAATTCATCTGAAAATGGTGAGGACAGACACAAACGCaaagaaagaaagtcatcaaGAGGCAGAAGTCATTCAAGGTCTAGGTCTCGTGAAAG GCGTCATCGTAGTAGGAGCAGAGAGCGGAAGAAGTCAAGATCCAGGAGTAGGGAGCGGAAAAAGTCAAGATccagaagcagagagaggaagaaatcacGATCCAGAAGCAGGGAGAGAAAACGTCGGATCCGATCTCGTTCCCGCTCAAGATCAAGACACAGACATAGGAGTAGAAGCAGGAGTAGGACAAGGAGTAGAAGTCG AGATAGAAAGAAGAGAATTGAAAAACCGAGAAGATTTAGCAGAAGTTTAAGCCGAACTCCTAGCCCACCTCCCTTCCGAGGCAGAAACACAGCAATGGATGCACAAGAAGCTTTAGCTAGGAG GTTGGAAAGGGCAAAGAAATTACAGGAACAGCGAGAAAAGGAAAtggttgaaaaacaaaaacaacaggaaatagctgcag CTGCAGCTACCGGAGGTTCTGTTCTCAATGTTGCTGCCCTATTGGCATCAGGAACACAAGTAACTCCTCAGATAGCTATGGCAGCTCAGATGGCAGCCTTGCAGGCTAAAGCTTTGGCAGAGACCGGAATAGCTGTACCTAGCTATTACAACCCAGCAGCTGTGAATCCAATGAAATTTGctgaacaagagaaaaaaaggaaaatgctttgGCAAGGCAAGAAAGAAGGA gACAAATCCCAGTCTGCTGAAATATGGGAGAAATTGAATTTCGGAAACAAGGACCAAAATGTCAAATTTAGGAAATTAATGGGTATTAAG AGTGAAGATGAAGCTGGATGTAGCTCCGTTGATGAAGAAAGTTACAAGACATTGAAACAGCAGGAAGAAGTATTCAGAAATCTAGACGCTCAGTATGAAATGGCAAGATCACAAACCCACACACAAAGAGGAATGGGATTGGGTTTTACATCATCGATGCGAGGAATGGACACAGTTTGA
- the RSRC2 gene encoding arginine/serine-rich coiled-coil protein 2 isoform X5 — protein sequence MIRTNFFLKQARRHESKDKSSKKHKSEEHNDKEHSSDKGRERLNSSENGEDRHKRKERKSSRGRSHSRSRSRERRHRSRSRERKKSRSRSRERKKSRSRSRERKKSRSRSRERKRRIRSRSRSRSRHRHRSRSRSRTRSRSRDRKKRIEKPRRFSRSLSRTPSPPPFRGRNTAMDAQEALARRLERAKKLQEQREKEMVEKQKQQEIAAAAAATGGSVLNVAALLASGTQVTPQIAMAAQMAALQAKALAETGIAVPSYYNPAAVNPMKFAEQEKKRKMLWQGKKEGDKSQSAEIWEKLNFGNKDQNVKFRKLMGIKSEDEAGCSSVDEESYKTLKQQEEVFRNLDAQYEMARSQTHTQRGMGLGFTSSMRGMDTV from the exons ATGATAAG AACCAACTTCTTCTTAAAACAGGCAAGAAGACATGAATCCAAAGATAAATCCTCTAAGAAACACAAGTCTGAGGAACATAATGACAAAGAGCATTCTTCTGATAAAGGAAGAGAGCGGCTAAATTCATCTGAAAATGGTGAGGACAGACACAAACGCaaagaaagaaagtcatcaaGAGGCAGAAGTCATTCAAGGTCTAGGTCTCGTGAAAG GCGTCATCGTAGTAGGAGCAGAGAGCGGAAGAAGTCAAGATCCAGGAGTAGGGAGCGGAAAAAGTCAAGATccagaagcagagagaggaagaaatcacGATCCAGAAGCAGGGAGAGAAAACGTCGGATCCGATCTCGTTCCCGCTCAAGATCAAGACACAGACATAGGAGTAGAAGCAGGAGTAGGACAAGGAGTAGAAGTCG AGATAGAAAGAAGAGAATTGAAAAACCGAGAAGATTTAGCAGAAGTTTAAGCCGAACTCCTAGCCCACCTCCCTTCCGAGGCAGAAACACAGCAATGGATGCACAAGAAGCTTTAGCTAGGAG GTTGGAAAGGGCAAAGAAATTACAGGAACAGCGAGAAAAGGAAAtggttgaaaaacaaaaacaacaggaaatagctgcag CAGCTGCAGCTACCGGAGGTTCTGTTCTCAATGTTGCTGCCCTATTGGCATCAGGAACACAAGTAACTCCTCAGATAGCTATGGCAGCTCAGATGGCAGCCTTGCAGGCTAAAGCTTTGGCAGAGACCGGAATAGCTGTACCTAGCTATTACAACCCAGCAGCTGTGAATCCAATGAAATTTGctgaacaagagaaaaaaaggaaaatgctttgGCAAGGCAAGAAAGAAGGA gACAAATCCCAGTCTGCTGAAATATGGGAGAAATTGAATTTCGGAAACAAGGACCAAAATGTCAAATTTAGGAAATTAATGGGTATTAAG AGTGAAGATGAAGCTGGATGTAGCTCCGTTGATGAAGAAAGTTACAAGACATTGAAACAGCAGGAAGAAGTATTCAGAAATCTAGACGCTCAGTATGAAATGGCAAGATCACAAACCCACACACAAAGAGGAATGGGATTGGGTTTTACATCATCGATGCGAGGAATGGACACAGTTTGA
- the RSRC2 gene encoding arginine/serine-rich coiled-coil protein 2 isoform X1: protein MAASDTERDGLAPEKTSPDRDKKKEQSDVSVSPRASKHHYSRSRSRSRERKRKSDNEGRKHRSRSRSKEARRHESKDKSSKKHKSEEHNDKEHSSDKGRERLNSSENGEDRHKRKERKSSRGRSHSRSRSRERRHRSRSRERKKSRSRSRERKKSRSRSRERKKSRSRSRERKRRIRSRSRSRSRHRHRSRSRSRTRSRSRDRKKRIEKPRRFSRSLSRTPSPPPFRGRNTAMDAQEALARRLERAKKLQEQREKEMVEKQKQQEIAAAAAATGGSVLNVAALLASGTQVTPQIAMAAQMAALQAKALAETGIAVPSYYNPAAVNPMKFAEQEKKRKMLWQGKKEGDKSQSAEIWEKLNFGNKDQNVKFRKLMGIKSEDEAGCSSVDEESYKTLKQQEEVFRNLDAQYEMARSQTHTQRGMGLGFTSSMRGMDTV from the exons ATGGCG gCTAGTGATACAGAACGAGATGGACTAGCCCCAGAAAAGACATCCCCAGATAGAGATAAGAAAAAAGAGCAGTCCGATGTATCTGTTTCTCCCAGAGCCTCAAAACATCATTATTCAAGATCACGATCAAGgtcaagagaaagaaaacgaAAGTCAG ataatgaaggaagaaaacacaggagccGGAGCAGAAGCAAAGAG GCAAGAAGACATGAATCCAAAGATAAATCCTCTAAGAAACACAAGTCTGAGGAACATAATGACAAAGAGCATTCTTCTGATAAAGGAAGAGAGCGGCTAAATTCATCTGAAAATGGTGAGGACAGACACAAACGCaaagaaagaaagtcatcaaGAGGCAGAAGTCATTCAAGGTCTAGGTCTCGTGAAAG GCGTCATCGTAGTAGGAGCAGAGAGCGGAAGAAGTCAAGATCCAGGAGTAGGGAGCGGAAAAAGTCAAGATccagaagcagagagaggaagaaatcacGATCCAGAAGCAGGGAGAGAAAACGTCGGATCCGATCTCGTTCCCGCTCAAGATCAAGACACAGACATAGGAGTAGAAGCAGGAGTAGGACAAGGAGTAGAAGTCG AGATAGAAAGAAGAGAATTGAAAAACCGAGAAGATTTAGCAGAAGTTTAAGCCGAACTCCTAGCCCACCTCCCTTCCGAGGCAGAAACACAGCAATGGATGCACAAGAAGCTTTAGCTAGGAG GTTGGAAAGGGCAAAGAAATTACAGGAACAGCGAGAAAAGGAAAtggttgaaaaacaaaaacaacaggaaatagctgcag CAGCTGCAGCTACCGGAGGTTCTGTTCTCAATGTTGCTGCCCTATTGGCATCAGGAACACAAGTAACTCCTCAGATAGCTATGGCAGCTCAGATGGCAGCCTTGCAGGCTAAAGCTTTGGCAGAGACCGGAATAGCTGTACCTAGCTATTACAACCCAGCAGCTGTGAATCCAATGAAATTTGctgaacaagagaaaaaaaggaaaatgctttgGCAAGGCAAGAAAGAAGGA gACAAATCCCAGTCTGCTGAAATATGGGAGAAATTGAATTTCGGAAACAAGGACCAAAATGTCAAATTTAGGAAATTAATGGGTATTAAG AGTGAAGATGAAGCTGGATGTAGCTCCGTTGATGAAGAAAGTTACAAGACATTGAAACAGCAGGAAGAAGTATTCAGAAATCTAGACGCTCAGTATGAAATGGCAAGATCACAAACCCACACACAAAGAGGAATGGGATTGGGTTTTACATCATCGATGCGAGGAATGGACACAGTTTGA
- the RSRC2 gene encoding arginine/serine-rich coiled-coil protein 2 isoform X3, whose protein sequence is MYLFLPEPQNIIIQDHDQGQEKENESQIMKEENTGAGAEAKRTNFFLKQARRHESKDKSSKKHKSEEHNDKEHSSDKGRERLNSSENGEDRHKRKERKSSRGRSHSRSRSRERRHRSRSRERKKSRSRSRERKKSRSRSRERKKSRSRSRERKRRIRSRSRSRSRHRHRSRSRSRTRSRSRDRKKRIEKPRRFSRSLSRTPSPPPFRGRNTAMDAQEALARRLERAKKLQEQREKEMVEKQKQQEIAAAAAATGGSVLNVAALLASGTQVTPQIAMAAQMAALQAKALAETGIAVPSYYNPAAVNPMKFAEQEKKRKMLWQGKKEGDKSQSAEIWEKLNFGNKDQNVKFRKLMGIKSEDEAGCSSVDEESYKTLKQQEEVFRNLDAQYEMARSQTHTQRGMGLGFTSSMRGMDTV, encoded by the exons ATGTATCTGTTTCTCCCAGAGCCTCAAAACATCATTATTCAAGATCACGATCAAGgtcaagagaaagaaaacgaAAGTCAG ataatgaaggaagaaaacacaggagccGGAGCAGAAGCAAAGAG AACCAACTTCTTCTTAAAACAGGCAAGAAGACATGAATCCAAAGATAAATCCTCTAAGAAACACAAGTCTGAGGAACATAATGACAAAGAGCATTCTTCTGATAAAGGAAGAGAGCGGCTAAATTCATCTGAAAATGGTGAGGACAGACACAAACGCaaagaaagaaagtcatcaaGAGGCAGAAGTCATTCAAGGTCTAGGTCTCGTGAAAG GCGTCATCGTAGTAGGAGCAGAGAGCGGAAGAAGTCAAGATCCAGGAGTAGGGAGCGGAAAAAGTCAAGATccagaagcagagagaggaagaaatcacGATCCAGAAGCAGGGAGAGAAAACGTCGGATCCGATCTCGTTCCCGCTCAAGATCAAGACACAGACATAGGAGTAGAAGCAGGAGTAGGACAAGGAGTAGAAGTCG AGATAGAAAGAAGAGAATTGAAAAACCGAGAAGATTTAGCAGAAGTTTAAGCCGAACTCCTAGCCCACCTCCCTTCCGAGGCAGAAACACAGCAATGGATGCACAAGAAGCTTTAGCTAGGAG GTTGGAAAGGGCAAAGAAATTACAGGAACAGCGAGAAAAGGAAAtggttgaaaaacaaaaacaacaggaaatagctgcag CAGCTGCAGCTACCGGAGGTTCTGTTCTCAATGTTGCTGCCCTATTGGCATCAGGAACACAAGTAACTCCTCAGATAGCTATGGCAGCTCAGATGGCAGCCTTGCAGGCTAAAGCTTTGGCAGAGACCGGAATAGCTGTACCTAGCTATTACAACCCAGCAGCTGTGAATCCAATGAAATTTGctgaacaagagaaaaaaaggaaaatgctttgGCAAGGCAAGAAAGAAGGA gACAAATCCCAGTCTGCTGAAATATGGGAGAAATTGAATTTCGGAAACAAGGACCAAAATGTCAAATTTAGGAAATTAATGGGTATTAAG AGTGAAGATGAAGCTGGATGTAGCTCCGTTGATGAAGAAAGTTACAAGACATTGAAACAGCAGGAAGAAGTATTCAGAAATCTAGACGCTCAGTATGAAATGGCAAGATCACAAACCCACACACAAAGAGGAATGGGATTGGGTTTTACATCATCGATGCGAGGAATGGACACAGTTTGA